Proteins from a genomic interval of Desulfurobacterium sp. TC5-1:
- a CDS encoding CsgG/HfaB family protein, whose protein sequence is MKKSITFLSVFILSAAFVAGCGGTTTTVVTTPQNINAVASYKGKKARIAVLSFKCKAAKCNGRIGSGISEMLQDALMRTGKFIVLERGGEISAIQSEKEFGAPVGPSGGAFERADIAVTGAVVAFEPNAGGFGIGVGGFLPKVPLLGGVKIGTKEAYIAAIIKLVDVRTGRILSSTRVEGKASSFSVGGLGGSLFGKVPLGVGLEEYKNTPMEKAVMVMIDNAVKAIAQNVPEDYYRYSSNGESVEPLNSPSSNQQVEAAGGSSVQESAGETIGKVFTEDFEKYGLGQMAPFGPWQGKDAKVVQSVQINGRIGKVLELNRGGKVCLTGKTYKDFDLAFDKESGGYKSVGIIFRASENPSAGYEVTFYASNKVAVYKFAGSSRVKVAENRFQPKPVNGWYRVRLTVKGNRIEVFVDDKGVIDITDNDPALNRYGFICLKSRDVDPVKVDNVKIVDLE, encoded by the coding sequence ATGAAGAAAAGTATAACCTTTCTGAGTGTTTTTATCCTTTCTGCTGCATTTGTTGCCGGATGTGGAGGTACTACCACTACCGTGGTGACAACTCCGCAGAACATAAATGCTGTGGCTTCTTACAAAGGTAAGAAGGCGCGTATTGCTGTTCTCAGTTTTAAATGTAAAGCGGCGAAGTGTAACGGACGCATAGGGAGTGGAATTTCTGAGATGCTTCAGGATGCTCTGATGCGAACAGGGAAATTTATAGTTCTGGAAAGAGGTGGAGAGATATCGGCAATTCAATCTGAAAAAGAGTTTGGAGCTCCTGTAGGTCCTTCAGGAGGTGCTTTTGAGAGGGCGGATATCGCCGTTACCGGTGCTGTAGTTGCATTTGAACCAAACGCAGGTGGTTTTGGAATAGGCGTTGGTGGTTTTCTTCCAAAAGTTCCACTTCTTGGCGGTGTAAAGATAGGGACTAAAGAAGCTTACATTGCCGCTATAATTAAGCTCGTTGATGTCAGAACAGGAAGGATTTTAAGTTCAACGAGGGTCGAGGGTAAAGCTTCAAGTTTCAGCGTTGGTGGTCTTGGTGGTAGTCTTTTTGGAAAAGTGCCTTTAGGTGTTGGTCTTGAAGAGTATAAGAATACACCTATGGAAAAGGCAGTTATGGTTATGATAGACAACGCTGTGAAGGCTATAGCACAAAATGTACCTGAAGACTATTACAGGTATTCATCAAACGGTGAAAGTGTTGAGCCTCTTAATTCTCCGTCTTCAAATCAACAGGTGGAGGCAGCTGGTGGCTCTTCCGTTCAGGAAAGTGCAGGGGAAACGATAGGTAAAGTCTTTACGGAAGATTTTGAAAAGTATGGTCTTGGCCAGATGGCACCGTTCGGTCCCTGGCAGGGCAAAGATGCTAAAGTCGTTCAGTCTGTTCAGATTAACGGTCGTATAGGTAAGGTTCTGGAGCTGAATAGAGGCGGTAAAGTGTGTCTGACAGGGAAAACTTACAAAGATTTTGATTTAGCTTTTGATAAGGAATCCGGTGGTTATAAATCTGTCGGAATAATTTTTAGAGCTTCGGAGAATCCTTCTGCCGGTTATGAAGTTACTTTTTATGCATCTAACAAGGTTGCGGTTTATAAATTTGCAGGTAGCAGTAGGGTGAAAGTTGCGGAAAACCGCTTTCAGCCAAAGCCGGTGAACGGATGGTATAGGGTAAGATTGACAGTTAAAGGGAACAGGATAGAGGTATTTGTTGATGATAAAGGGGTAATTGATATTACAGATAACGATCCTGCATTGAACAGGTATGGATTCATCTGTTTGAAGAGCAGGGATGTTGATCCTGTTAAAGTAGATAATGTAAAAATAGTTGACCTTGAATAA
- the ricT gene encoding regulatory iron-sulfur-containing complex subunit RicT translates to MKTVLKFKYLDTEKTGLALAIDGFNANYNEKVVVETDRGIEIVKVLGVYEVNDETFESFGFKEENTFKVLRKPTEEDLKKFRENEQFCTEAIPVCKEKIKKHELPMKLVKAYTTLNRERLVFYFTSETRVDFRQLVRDLASHFRLRIELRQIGVRDEVKMIGSMGMCGKECCCKEYLECFDSISLSMARIQGLPPNPAKLSGVCGRLMCCLKYEEPIYRIREYLPQIGETITINGVTGRVVDVNIPTETVTLEIDSGVKRQIDIKTFIPEDEWERYTEEVKKFIDDTFKCFTKASADHEAEEEIPEQVE, encoded by the coding sequence ATGAAAACCGTCTTAAAGTTCAAATACTTGGACACCGAAAAAACAGGACTCGCACTTGCAATAGATGGATTTAATGCTAACTACAATGAAAAAGTTGTTGTTGAAACGGATAGAGGTATTGAAATAGTTAAGGTTTTGGGTGTTTATGAAGTGAACGATGAAACTTTTGAAAGTTTTGGATTTAAGGAAGAAAATACCTTCAAAGTTCTTAGAAAACCAACAGAGGAAGATTTGAAAAAATTCAGAGAGAACGAACAGTTCTGTACAGAAGCTATTCCGGTATGTAAAGAAAAAATCAAAAAACATGAACTTCCCATGAAACTTGTTAAAGCCTACACAACTTTGAACAGAGAAAGGCTCGTTTTCTACTTCACATCAGAAACCCGCGTCGATTTCAGGCAACTTGTAAGAGACCTTGCATCACACTTCAGGCTCAGAATAGAGCTGAGACAGATAGGTGTTAGAGACGAAGTGAAAATGATAGGTTCTATGGGAATGTGCGGAAAGGAGTGCTGCTGTAAAGAATACCTCGAATGTTTCGATTCAATCTCTCTATCAATGGCAAGAATCCAGGGACTTCCGCCAAACCCGGCAAAACTTTCAGGCGTCTGCGGAAGGCTCATGTGCTGTCTCAAGTACGAAGAGCCCATCTATCGAATAAGGGAATACCTCCCACAGATAGGGGAAACAATCACAATCAACGGTGTAACTGGAAGGGTGGTTGACGTAAACATCCCGACTGAAACTGTAACACTTGAAATAGATTCAGGCGTAAAAAGGCAGATAGATATAAAAACGTTTATTCCTGAAGATGAATGGGAAAGATACACGGAGGAGGTGAAAAAATTCATAGACGACACATTCAAATGCTTTACAAAGGCAAGCGCAGACCATGAAGCTGAAGAAGAGATACCAGAGCAAGTTGAATAA
- a CDS encoding glycosyltransferase family 39 protein, with protein sequence MRKILKILKDKKFLILALVSILLLVVPNGFYSAFDKDEPKYLEAAHEMVKSGDYITPYYNYEYRFDKPILIYWLIVAGYKLFGVNEFGGRFFVSLFGVALVLLLYLWIKKWKDEEFAFWSSLILLSLLDFIVMSSAAMPDIVLTFFIAASLMAFYNGYHENRKRCYLAAFAAAGFATLTKGPVGLALPGLVAVVYLILRRDLIKTFKKIPWFSGFAIFTVIVAPWYAAILKKHGYLFFKDFIIFHNIERFTSKIPGHPTEWWYYFVNYPWMFLPFSVVFIFAVYKFWKDRERIYVDDLLMFATVWFLIICGFFQIAHTKLAHYLLPSFPAFAILTAYYVRNYREKLPYYLTAVLLFFLIIAVPAALVVKKLPLVAAVMVVPIAVSLYFIFRSKEPYKPLLYGFLSTMILFKWVTLPVLEPYRAKPLIGKELRHMKLKNPNLSVYSLAYTSPEIVYYYGEGKIPQIDFRKAAELLKDKNVLIVTRENRLKRLKVPYRVVDVRQELLTKHRLVIITSGEKR encoded by the coding sequence ATGAGGAAGATATTAAAGATATTAAAAGACAAGAAATTTCTAATTTTAGCTCTTGTTTCGATCCTTTTACTTGTTGTTCCAAACGGCTTTTACTCAGCCTTTGACAAGGATGAGCCAAAGTACCTTGAAGCTGCTCACGAGATGGTTAAAAGTGGTGACTATATAACCCCTTACTACAACTACGAATATCGCTTTGACAAGCCGATTCTCATTTACTGGCTCATCGTTGCAGGTTATAAACTTTTTGGTGTTAATGAGTTTGGTGGAAGATTCTTCGTTTCTCTTTTTGGTGTAGCGCTGGTTTTACTTTTGTATCTCTGGATTAAAAAGTGGAAGGATGAGGAGTTTGCTTTTTGGTCTTCGCTTATATTACTTTCTCTTCTTGATTTTATCGTGATGTCGTCGGCGGCTATGCCTGATATAGTTTTAACATTTTTCATAGCCGCTTCTCTTATGGCGTTTTATAACGGCTATCATGAAAACAGGAAACGGTGTTATTTAGCGGCTTTTGCGGCGGCAGGGTTTGCAACGTTAACTAAGGGTCCCGTTGGACTTGCTCTTCCCGGTCTTGTTGCTGTTGTTTATCTGATTTTAAGACGTGATTTGATAAAAACATTTAAAAAAATCCCGTGGTTTTCCGGCTTTGCCATTTTCACAGTCATAGTTGCCCCCTGGTATGCGGCAATTTTGAAGAAGCACGGTTACCTTTTCTTTAAAGATTTCATTATCTTCCACAACATAGAGAGATTTACGTCTAAAATTCCGGGTCATCCAACCGAGTGGTGGTACTATTTTGTCAACTATCCATGGATGTTCCTTCCGTTTTCTGTAGTTTTCATATTTGCAGTTTATAAGTTCTGGAAGGATAGAGAGAGGATATATGTTGATGACCTTTTAATGTTTGCTACTGTATGGTTTCTAATTATTTGTGGATTTTTTCAAATAGCTCACACTAAACTTGCACATTACTTACTTCCGTCTTTTCCTGCGTTTGCAATCTTAACCGCTTATTATGTTAGAAATTATAGAGAAAAGCTTCCTTACTATCTAACAGCGGTTCTTCTATTTTTTTTGATTATTGCCGTTCCTGCTGCACTTGTTGTAAAAAAATTGCCCTTAGTTGCAGCAGTCATGGTTGTTCCTATTGCCGTTTCTCTCTATTTCATCTTTAGAAGCAAAGAGCCGTACAAACCGCTCCTCTACGGATTTTTATCAACGATGATTCTCTTTAAATGGGTTACCCTTCCCGTTCTTGAACCTTACAGGGCAAAGCCTTTAATTGGAAAAGAATTAAGACACATGAAGTTAAAGAATCCGAATCTCTCTGTCTATTCGCTTGCCTATACAAGTCCTGAGATTGTCTATTATTACGGTGAAGGGAAGATTCCACAGATAGATTTTAGAAAAGCTGCAGAACTCCTTAAAGATAAGAATGTTCTGATAGTTACGAGGGAAAACAGGCTCAAAAGGTTGAAAGTTCCGTACAGGGTAGTTGATGTCAGGCAGGAGCTTCTCACAAAACACAGGTTGGTAATAATAACTTCAGGAGAGAAAAGATGA
- a CDS encoding glycosyltransferase family 39 protein, whose translation MKKVKKKLPAIDRKTLNLFLIMLFLAGTVNLWLLTLHHEEPRRGIVALEMLFRHNFVQPTVLMVPYFKKPPLHNWITILFAGFNPHWINEFTLRFPSLVATGLTALFLYYFVKEKLDERRAVFSSIIFMTTWTVLIGYSTKCEPDMLFTLFTFLSISLWYHFFDKNRKFIAWTVGYFLASLALLTKGLPGILFFIISYIVVLFSRKELKELLTLQHIAGIVIGLMPFFLWVMAVSPEKAVLTLWHEAVRRTAVDNPVTKTLKGIILFIPRFILALFPWSLFVIYEIIKDKGRVKVIENPFMKEIAFIIIANITVYLFSPGTRMRYIIPLIPFISILLAEILKDKKVNPQRSISNIQFLMDILLFLGIITTIWLTLHAEIALNSTIFFLIVAYFIYFYAMKRIDVTNFILMAGCTLFIIRGFYSGYYLSIAEFKYPKYKKAAWEISTITKGDKLSTLIPELKTGFYIEKFRQQPLPLKRKTELEKGEFFITEKPFDKQVKEFKLGNRVLYLCKKE comes from the coding sequence ATGAAAAAAGTGAAGAAGAAACTTCCAGCGATAGATAGAAAAACCCTGAATCTGTTTTTAATCATGCTCTTTCTTGCAGGAACGGTGAACCTCTGGCTTTTAACACTCCATCACGAAGAACCGAGGCGGGGTATCGTTGCTCTTGAAATGCTGTTCAGACACAACTTTGTTCAGCCAACTGTACTGATGGTTCCCTACTTTAAAAAACCACCATTACATAACTGGATAACCATTCTATTTGCAGGGTTCAACCCTCACTGGATAAACGAATTCACACTGAGATTTCCATCACTTGTAGCGACAGGTCTAACCGCTCTCTTTCTCTACTACTTTGTAAAAGAAAAACTCGATGAAAGAAGAGCTGTCTTTTCATCAATAATATTTATGACAACGTGGACAGTATTAATAGGTTACTCAACCAAATGTGAACCGGATATGCTGTTTACTTTATTTACATTTCTTTCCATAAGCCTGTGGTACCACTTTTTTGACAAAAATAGAAAATTCATTGCCTGGACTGTGGGATATTTCCTTGCATCTCTTGCACTTTTAACAAAAGGACTACCGGGAATTCTTTTCTTCATCATTTCCTATATAGTGGTATTGTTTTCAAGAAAAGAGCTGAAAGAACTCCTAACACTTCAGCACATAGCAGGAATAGTAATAGGACTTATGCCATTTTTTTTATGGGTTATGGCAGTGTCTCCGGAAAAGGCGGTTTTAACACTATGGCACGAAGCGGTAAGGAGAACTGCGGTAGACAACCCTGTAACAAAGACATTAAAGGGCATAATCCTGTTCATTCCAAGGTTTATACTTGCCCTATTTCCATGGTCACTATTTGTCATCTATGAAATAATAAAGGATAAAGGCAGGGTAAAAGTTATTGAAAATCCATTCATGAAAGAGATAGCTTTCATAATAATAGCAAATATAACCGTGTATCTTTTCTCACCCGGAACAAGAATGAGATATATAATTCCGCTTATACCGTTTATATCTATCCTGTTAGCAGAAATTTTAAAAGATAAAAAAGTCAATCCTCAGAGGAGCATATCAAACATCCAGTTTTTAATGGATATCCTTCTATTTTTAGGAATTATTACAACAATATGGCTGACACTTCATGCAGAAATAGCTCTAAACTCTACAATTTTCTTCCTCATAGTGGCTTACTTTATCTATTTTTACGCAATGAAAAGGATAGATGTAACAAACTTTATCCTCATGGCAGGTTGCACACTCTTTATAATTAGAGGATTTTATAGCGGTTACTATCTATCAATAGCTGAATTCAAATATCCAAAATATAAAAAAGCAGCCTGGGAAATTTCCACAATTACAAAAGGGGATAAACTATCAACGCTGATACCGGAACTGAAAACGGGATTCTACATCGAGAAATTTAGACAACAGCCTTTACCACTCAAAAGAAAAACAGAACTGGAGAAAGGTGAATTCTTTATCACGGAAAAACCTTTTGACAAGCAGGTAAAAGAGTTTAAATTGGGCAACAGGGTTCTCTACCTATGCAAAAAAGAATAA
- a CDS encoding RNA-guided endonuclease TnpB family protein, giving the protein MNGLKQEKIKETLNATRKRRKRQIPRVYQLKLQNLSKKDRKKLDRLFLEAKWLYNYIIADIENRLTKDSWKLKQVEIKTPEGFEKRDINTLSSQMRQGIIERIKHSLKSLKKAKEKGIKAGKLSFKSEIRSIPLKQYGITYKISGDRNRIKIQGIKKKFRVLGLHQLIEDCEIANGLLVKKPSGYYLYVTCYLQKEKALEEIKKKQTRQPIGIDLGIKHQITLSNGEKISWYVEETKRLKKLQKTLSRKQKGSKNYFKTKLKIQKEWEYIQNKRKDTLNKAISHLKKFFLIAIQNDSIKGWHEGYFGKQVQNTGIGGITARLKRLATLIPVFFVDRYEPTTQVCSFCGHRQKIPLSERTYKCPLCGKEIDRDVNSAKNILKIAVEKLKGEGKLLKTLPVDCGEVTPVEWAIAHGEAGSLPL; this is encoded by the coding sequence ATGAACGGATTAAAGCAAGAGAAAATTAAAGAAACTCTTAATGCAACCAGAAAACGGAGAAAACGTCAAATTCCCCGCGTCTATCAACTTAAACTTCAGAACCTATCAAAGAAAGATAGAAAAAAACTTGACAGACTATTCCTTGAAGCCAAGTGGCTCTACAACTACATAATTGCAGACATAGAAAACCGTCTAACCAAAGACTCCTGGAAGCTCAAGCAGGTAGAAATCAAAACACCCGAAGGCTTTGAAAAGAGAGACATCAATACTCTCTCATCTCAAATGAGACAGGGAATAATCGAAAGGATAAAACACTCCCTTAAATCCCTCAAAAAAGCAAAAGAAAAAGGAATCAAAGCAGGCAAACTCTCATTCAAAAGCGAAATAAGAAGCATACCCCTAAAACAGTATGGAATAACCTACAAAATTTCAGGAGACAGAAACAGAATAAAGATACAGGGAATAAAGAAAAAGTTCAGAGTTTTAGGACTCCACCAGTTAATAGAGGACTGTGAAATAGCAAACGGACTGCTTGTAAAGAAACCGAGTGGCTACTACCTCTACGTCACTTGCTACCTGCAAAAAGAAAAAGCATTAGAAGAAATCAAAAAGAAACAAACCAGACAACCTATTGGAATAGACCTTGGAATAAAACACCAGATAACCCTATCAAACGGAGAAAAAATAAGCTGGTATGTAGAAGAAACCAAAAGACTCAAAAAACTACAAAAAACACTCTCAAGAAAACAAAAAGGAAGCAAGAACTACTTTAAAACCAAGCTGAAAATTCAAAAAGAGTGGGAATATATTCAGAACAAGAGGAAAGACACCCTCAACAAAGCCATAAGCCACCTGAAGAAATTCTTCCTGATAGCAATTCAAAACGACTCAATAAAAGGCTGGCACGAAGGATACTTTGGTAAACAGGTTCAAAACACGGGGATAGGAGGAATAACTGCAAGGCTGAAACGCCTTGCGACTCTTATTCCCGTGTTCTTTGTTGATAGATACGAACCTACCACACAAGTTTGTTCTTTCTGCGGACACAGGCAGAAAATCCCCCTATCAGAAAGGACATACAAATGTCCTCTCTGCGGAAAAGAGATAGACCGGGACGTTAACTCTGCAAAGAACATACTCAAGATAGCGGTAGAGAAACTCAAAGGAGAAGGAAAACTCCTTAAAACCCTACCCGTGGACTGCGGGGAAGTAACGCCTGTGGAGTGGGCAATAGCCCACGGTGAAGCAGGAAGCCTGCCACTTTAG
- a CDS encoding flagellin, which yields MRIPDIAYFDIFKKYDRIRQEELERYNLEAASGKKLLKPSDDPVNFVRALRYKKLNKNIETYLRNSDLVLTKLETAESTMGTIVNTGEALRVKIVQILNTGVITDDEAKALKDYFLKMKDYIINQANISIGEDYLFGGVKSKTAPFTADGTYQGETEETTAPISKGVELNTTYNGAEYMGVNYASGKILLVDVIDTIVNAIDSGNLDQLNNMTINVDLDNTGTTQKMKILDAFDAGLSKIMEHRSQIGSQIATLNDLKTQNESLKLKFTNLVSEMEDADYSEVIMNLQKSQTAYQALLAAISNTKNLSLLNFLK from the coding sequence ATGAGAATACCGGATATAGCATACTTCGACATTTTTAAAAAGTACGACCGAATAAGACAGGAAGAATTAGAAAGGTATAACCTTGAAGCAGCATCCGGCAAAAAACTTTTGAAACCGTCTGATGATCCTGTAAATTTCGTGAGAGCCTTAAGGTACAAAAAGTTAAACAAAAACATTGAGACATATCTTAGAAACAGTGATCTCGTTCTAACAAAACTTGAAACGGCAGAATCAACAATGGGAACGATAGTGAACACAGGAGAAGCTCTGAGAGTTAAAATAGTTCAGATACTAAATACGGGCGTCATAACCGATGACGAGGCAAAAGCTCTTAAAGATTACTTCTTAAAGATGAAAGATTACATAATAAATCAGGCAAACATCTCTATTGGCGAGGACTATCTTTTCGGAGGCGTAAAATCAAAAACTGCACCTTTTACAGCTGATGGAACGTATCAGGGCGAAACGGAAGAAACCACGGCACCTATATCAAAAGGTGTGGAGCTTAACACCACATACAACGGTGCCGAATACATGGGTGTTAACTATGCATCAGGAAAAATACTTTTAGTCGATGTAATAGATACAATAGTAAATGCCATAGACAGTGGCAATTTAGATCAGCTTAACAACATGACAATAAACGTTGACCTTGATAACACCGGAACGACACAGAAGATGAAGATACTTGACGCTTTCGATGCAGGACTTTCAAAAATAATGGAACACCGCTCGCAGATAGGAAGCCAGATAGCAACCTTAAACGACCTTAAAACGCAGAACGAATCTCTCAAGCTTAAATTCACAAACCTTGTGTCAGAAATGGAAGACGCCGATTACTCAGAAGTTATAATGAACCTTCAAAAGAGTCAAACAGCATATCAAGCACTCCTTGCCGCCATATCAAACACCAAGAATTTAAGCCTGTTAAACTTCCTCAAGTAA
- a CDS encoding radical SAM protein: protein MKLKKRYQSKLNNLFVYETEDGYHVESVFYRGDTLCISTQVGCPIGCYFCASGSRGFFRNLSAEEIKSQFLLLEKTLPIKGIAIAGIGEPAANVESVLDALNFFKQRNLKVTITTTGFPESGFKKLLSCEHDGITFSIHGFSERVRKKLFKLNFPFKKTVSTFIDHIEPLSKTKRKKYQIGYLLLEEINDSKEELTQLAEFAQKYSLTVMLMMYNPVETSPFKPVSPEKYEKCFKFLRKYGIRVTLSNRFRTDPLGGCGTLTIARN from the coding sequence ATGAAGCTGAAGAAGAGATACCAGAGCAAGTTGAATAACCTCTTTGTTTATGAAACAGAGGATGGCTACCATGTAGAATCTGTTTTCTACAGAGGTGATACTCTTTGTATATCCACTCAGGTTGGCTGTCCTATTGGATGCTACTTTTGTGCTTCGGGAAGTAGAGGCTTCTTCAGAAATCTATCTGCCGAAGAGATCAAATCACAATTCTTGCTCTTAGAGAAAACGCTTCCAATCAAAGGAATCGCCATAGCCGGTATAGGTGAACCGGCCGCCAACGTGGAATCGGTTCTGGACGCCCTGAACTTTTTCAAACAAAGAAATTTAAAAGTAACCATCACAACAACGGGATTTCCTGAAAGCGGATTCAAAAAGCTTCTCTCATGTGAACACGACGGTATAACATTTTCAATTCACGGCTTTTCAGAAAGGGTCAGAAAAAAACTATTCAAGCTGAACTTTCCTTTTAAAAAAACAGTATCAACATTTATAGACCACATCGAACCCCTGTCAAAGACAAAGAGGAAAAAGTACCAGATCGGTTATCTCTTACTTGAAGAGATAAACGACTCAAAAGAAGAACTGACACAACTTGCAGAGTTTGCCCAAAAATATAGCCTGACCGTTATGCTCATGATGTACAATCCGGTTGAAACGAGTCCTTTCAAACCCGTATCACCTGAAAAGTATGAGAAATGTTTCAAATTTTTGAGAAAATACGGTATAAGGGTAACTTTAAGCAACAGGTTCAGAACTGACCCGCTTGGCGGATGTGGAACATTAACTATAGCAAGGAATTAA
- a CDS encoding lysylphosphatidylglycerol synthase transmembrane domain-containing protein, whose translation MRKSNLVISLLILVIFGYILYRYDVFSQISSMLKDLSYRDIAFSLFIYVFVYIFRALRLKLYIEEIPLSEMASVIGVHTFFNNVMPFRSGETSFPLILKKLYGIDMTRSSVVLFGARVFDLLSLSILFLFSLFSVSFSDKRLIFFPILAVALVGIALFVAYKFLHFFKERIPFFDKLIIASAVLFRVDKLMQMFFFSICIWILKFTAFMFILNAAHLGLGFFKTIFVSTFAEFTTILPIHSIGGFGTFEAGMVGGFSLIGMNAKKALPYAVYFHTLILCMSGFTALSGWLYLSFKSSK comes from the coding sequence GTGAGAAAGAGTAATTTAGTTATTTCCCTTTTAATTTTAGTAATTTTTGGATACATCCTTTATAGGTACGATGTATTTTCTCAAATTTCCAGCATGTTAAAGGATTTAAGTTACAGGGATATTGCTTTTTCCCTTTTTATCTACGTGTTTGTTTATATTTTTCGGGCTTTGAGGCTTAAACTTTACATTGAAGAGATTCCCCTTTCAGAGATGGCTTCTGTTATAGGTGTTCACACGTTTTTTAATAATGTGATGCCTTTTCGCTCCGGCGAAACCTCTTTTCCCCTTATTTTGAAGAAGCTTTACGGTATAGATATGACGCGTTCTTCTGTTGTCCTTTTTGGGGCACGGGTATTTGATCTTTTATCTCTTTCTATTCTCTTTCTATTCTCTCTATTTTCCGTTTCTTTTTCTGATAAAAGGTTGATTTTCTTCCCCATATTGGCGGTTGCTCTTGTCGGGATTGCTCTGTTTGTTGCTTATAAATTTCTACACTTTTTTAAGGAAAGAATTCCTTTTTTTGATAAGTTAATCATCGCTTCTGCAGTTCTTTTCAGGGTAGATAAATTAATGCAGATGTTTTTCTTCTCTATCTGTATATGGATTTTGAAGTTCACAGCGTTTATGTTTATTCTAAATGCAGCTCATCTCGGGCTTGGCTTTTTTAAAACTATTTTTGTTTCAACGTTTGCAGAATTTACGACTATCCTTCCCATACACAGCATAGGTGGATTTGGAACATTTGAAGCTGGAATGGTTGGTGGCTTTTCCCTTATAGGGATGAATGCTAAAAAGGCTCTTCCTTACGCAGTCTATTTCCACACTCTTATCCTATGTATGTCTGGATTTACGGCTCTTTCTGGCTGGTTGTACCTTTCCTTTAAGTCTTCAAAGTGA
- a CDS encoding glycosyltransferase family 2 protein codes for MKGVKKISIVVPLYNEEDNVNELYQRIKKVVDSLPLDYEIIFVDDGSTDKTAEKLEAIAAKDKKVKVIEFARNFGQTPAMMAGMDLAGGDVIITMDGDLQNDPDDIPRLLEKIEEGYDVVSGWRKNRKDAAISRKLPSRIANWLIGRLTGIKIHDYGCSLKAYRSSVIKRVRLYGEMHRFIPAVVSTVTSPDKIIEIPVKHHPRKYGKSKYGISRTFKVIVDLFYVWFVKKYMQKPIHFFGGIGLTLLFIGLVFFSYLMGIKIMGHPIGGRPLLIISVMFIISGLQMLTTGIISEILMRIYFESQSKKPYVIRRIINSEKE; via the coding sequence ATGAAAGGTGTAAAAAAGATTTCCATAGTTGTTCCCCTTTACAACGAAGAGGATAACGTTAATGAACTTTATCAGCGTATTAAGAAGGTTGTTGATTCCCTGCCTCTTGACTATGAGATAATTTTTGTTGATGATGGCAGTACGGATAAAACTGCTGAAAAGCTTGAGGCAATTGCCGCAAAAGATAAAAAGGTAAAAGTTATTGAGTTTGCAAGAAACTTTGGTCAAACACCGGCGATGATGGCTGGAATGGATCTTGCCGGTGGTGACGTGATTATAACGATGGATGGTGACCTTCAGAATGATCCTGATGATATACCGAGACTTCTTGAGAAGATAGAAGAAGGCTATGATGTTGTGAGCGGCTGGAGAAAAAATAGAAAGGACGCTGCGATTTCAAGAAAACTTCCTTCCAGGATAGCAAACTGGTTGATAGGAAGGTTGACAGGTATAAAAATTCACGATTACGGGTGTTCTCTCAAGGCTTACAGAAGTTCTGTGATAAAGAGGGTCAGGCTTTACGGTGAAATGCACAGGTTTATACCTGCCGTTGTTTCTACTGTTACTTCTCCGGATAAAATTATAGAAATTCCCGTAAAGCACCATCCAAGGAAGTATGGTAAGTCAAAGTACGGTATTTCAAGGACTTTTAAGGTAATTGTTGACCTGTTTTATGTCTGGTTTGTTAAAAAGTATATGCAGAAACCGATTCACTTTTTTGGCGGTATAGGTTTAACGCTTCTGTTTATTGGTCTTGTCTTTTTTTCCTACCTTATGGGTATAAAGATTATGGGGCATCCAATAGGAGGCAGACCTCTTCTTATTATATCGGTTATGTTCATCATCTCCGGACTTCAAATGTTAACAACAGGTATTATCAGTGAGATTCTCATGCGTATCTATTTTGAGTCTCAGAGTAAAAAACCCTACGTGATAAGGAGAATTATTAATAGTGAGAAAGAGTAA